One region of Salmo trutta unplaced genomic scaffold, fSalTru1.1, whole genome shotgun sequence genomic DNA includes:
- the LOC115191075 gene encoding protein asteroid homolog 1-like: MGIQGLARFIDDHGAILTDDQFRNSKLIIDGTYLYHSLYFNSCVDQQHGGDYDDFEDQVCKFFKALRDCGIEPYVIIHGGSDFSDKKFETQLHHVQSRINTANNLSKGLQGSGLLPILIKQVFKQVLSSLKVPFAQCIFEADQEIASLAERWNCPVMSNNSDFYIFDIQAGYLPFFHFQWQNASTQRWSSQNYIPCKRYTTTSFCRHFNINRQLLPVFAAIAGIDYVNLDKICFPIRWEDNLPMEPNRNPRVVFFNKLLKWLASFQEQQEALDNVPRLIVSRNNQHNMDSALQALSLSTETYQLQPGCLERFFIKDKAPDPSHLPDHLSVLPDWTLLPLMKGTLSSSIIHILQLRPVIQGVQVEDHSFPSGNNTSRPVRQVVFGLLLGERREVEEYDREGINLTSSMVKAILPRAAQQMQLDMLNQAPHSVRLEVFLETLGVSQSTLNGLPSHLELPVAVTYYWLRHAHPQPDHPLLQALLLGLVYGELCRQRKSQRGFIEEGPVLERLRGLIQRGASNLDLAVAHAYSQWQRCMRDVLDLNQLLCFPLPEPQIAWLYRGTLVHQLVDELRGVVTPDSLLMEDPSSGQLYRAMLEAILNSQETEATGQPDGPSADSGAGGRRF; encoded by the exons ATGGGTATCCAGGGTTTGGCCAGATTTATAGATGATCATGGAGCGATTTTAACAGATGATCAGTTCAGAAACAGCAAGCTGATAATAGATGGTACTTATCTTTACCACTCTCTTTATTTTAACTCATGTGTGGATCAGCAGCATGGAGGGGATTATGATGATTTTGAGGACCAGGTCTGCAAGTTCTTTAAGGCTCTGAGAGATTGTGGCATTGAACCTTATGTGATTATACATGGAGGCTCTGACTTTTCCGATAAAAAGTTTGAAACTCAACTCCACCACGTTCAATCAAGGATCAACACAGCCAACAACTTGTCCAAGGGGCTTCAGGGGAGCGGTTTACTACCAATCCTCATCAAACAAGTCTTCAAACAGGTCCTCTCCAGCCTGAAGGTGCCATTCGCACAGTGCATCTTTGAAGCAGACCAAGAAATAGCCTCCTTGGCTGAAAGGTGGAACTGTCCAGTCATGTCCAATAACAGTgacttttatatttttgacatccAGGCAGGATATCTGCCCTTCTTCCATTTTCAGTGGCAGAACGCATCGACGCAACGCTGGAGTTCTCAAAATTACATCCCCTGCAAGCGGTACACCACAACAAGCTTCTGCAGACACTTCAACATCAACAGACAGCTTCTCCCAGTCTTTGCTGCCATCGCAGGAATCGACTATGTCAACTTGGATAAGATTTGCTTTCCCATTAGGTGGGAAGACAACCTGCCGATGGAACCCAATCGAAATCCAA GGGTTGTCTTTTTCAACAAGCTGCTGAAATGGCTGGCCAGTTTCCAGGAGCAGCAGGAGGCCTTGGACAATGTGCCCAGACTCATCGTTTCTAGGAACAACCAACACAACATGGATTCTGCCCTCCAGGCCCTCTCTCTGAGCACAGAGACATACCAGCTTCAACCGGGTTGCCTGGAGCGGTTCTTCATTAAAGACAAGGCTCCTGATCCCAGCCATCTCCCAGACCATCTGAGTGTCCTTCCAGACTGGACCCTGCTGCCGTTGATGAAGGGGACACTTTCGTCCAGCATAATACACATTCTGCAGCTGAGGCCAGTGATTCAAGGTGTCCAAGTGGAAGATCACAGCTTCCCCAGCGGGAACAACACCTCTCGGCCGGTACGGCAGGTAGTCTTCGGGCTGCTGCTGGGTGAGAGGAGGGAAGTAGAGGAGTATGACAGGGAAGGCATTAACCTGACCAGCAGCATGGTTAAAGCCATCCTGCCCAGAGCTGCACAACAAATGCAGCTAGACATGCTgaatcag GCTCCACATTCAGTGCGGCTTGAGGTGTTTTTGGAAACCCTTGGTGTGTCCCAGTCCACTTTGAATGGTCTCCCATCTCATCTGGAACTTCCTGTGGCTGTTACCTACTACTGGCTGAGGCACGCCCATCCCCAACCAGACCATCCTCTCCTACAGGCCCTGCTACTAGGACTGGTGTATGGAGAGCTCTGCAGACAGAGGAAGAGCCAGAGAG GGTTTATAGAGGAGGGACCAGTGTTGGAGAGGCTGAGAGGGCTGATTCAGAGAGGTGCTAGTAACCTTGACCTGGCTGTGGCCCACGCCTATAGCCAATGGCAGCGCTGCATGAGGGATGTCCTTGACCTGAACCAACTGCTGTGCTTCCCTCTACCTGAGCCTCAGATTGCATG GCTGTACAGGGGAACTCTGGTGCACCAGCTTGTGGACGAACTGAGAGGGGTGGTGACCCCGGATTCTCTCCTGATGGAAGACCCTTCCTCTGGGCAGCTGTACAGAGCCATGCTGGAAGCCATACTCAACTCCCAGGAAACTGAGGCCACTGGACAACCTGACGGCCCCTCCGCAGATTCTGGTGCTGGAGGAAGAAgattttga